From a single Candidatus Thorarchaeota archaeon genomic region:
- a CDS encoding methyltransferase domain-containing protein encodes MKKTEQEKFWEGNFGDEYTIRNVGDWDAFYKSQWGVTRTSLNEEFLTGIPHDARILEIGCNRGNQLQVLEKQGFTNLWGIEINKKAIEIARENKKFNIVEGSIYDIPFKEGFFNLAFTSGVLIHIPPENLQNAIKEIYRVSRKYIWCFEYFADECTEIEYRGHKNRLWKNNFLRVFQETFPDLILVKKRMVKYLHNENVDIMFLLEKQAP; translated from the coding sequence ATGAAAAAAACTGAACAGGAAAAATTTTGGGAGGGCAATTTTGGGGACGAATACACCATCCGGAACGTTGGGGACTGGGATGCGTTTTACAAAAGTCAGTGGGGAGTAACTCGAACCTCATTGAATGAAGAATTTCTGACGGGAATCCCCCACGACGCAAGAATTCTTGAAATAGGTTGCAACCGTGGAAATCAACTTCAGGTCCTTGAAAAACAAGGCTTTACAAATCTCTGGGGCATCGAGATCAATAAAAAAGCAATCGAAATTGCGCGTGAGAATAAAAAATTTAATATCGTAGAAGGTTCCATCTATGATATCCCATTCAAGGAGGGGTTCTTTAATCTTGCATTCACTAGTGGAGTCCTTATTCATATTCCCCCAGAGAATTTGCAAAACGCAATAAAAGAGATCTATCGTGTTTCCCGAAAATACATTTGGTGTTTCGAGTATTTTGCCGATGAGTGCACGGAGATAGAATATCGGGGACATAAGAATCGACTCTGGAAAAATAATTTCCTTCGAGTATTCCAAGAAACCTTCCCCGATCTAATTCTGGTCAAGAAACGAATGGTCAAATATCTCCACAATGAGAATGTTGACATAATGTTCCTTCTGGAAAAGCAAGCACCGTAA
- a CDS encoding N-acetyl sugar amidotransferase: MERCKRCTMPNTRPGSIFKDGVCQACRNYDLRSTVDWDKRKQELRELCDKYRSDDGSYDCILPVSGGKDSYFLAHTLVKEMDMHPLLVTVTDSFTHTNAGVHNLRNLIETFKLNHYLYTINHDLFRRATRIAFEETGECLKFVEYAIYTIPTLVAQKFDIPLVVFGENSAFEYGSTETNFYDATPVVQAMSDALEKDRDWWVKHGLTSPEVSSIQLDKNKDLPIVIYMSYFIPWSSVRNRSVAKRYGFRDLTHEWIREGYIENFEQIDSVAYMVHLWMKYPKFGFQRVSDIASRRVREGRLTLEEARRLIREGDSILDQRALQDYIDFLGYTEKEFWDIVEKFWNRDIFEQRDGEWVLKTPL, encoded by the coding sequence ATGGAACGCTGTAAGCGATGCACAATGCCTAACACACGTCCGGGATCAATTTTCAAAGATGGTGTATGCCAAGCATGTCGTAACTATGACTTGCGTTCTACTGTTGATTGGGATAAGCGAAAACAGGAACTGCGAGAGCTGTGCGACAAGTACCGCAGTGATGATGGAAGTTACGACTGTATTCTGCCGGTCAGTGGTGGCAAGGACTCGTATTTTCTTGCACACACTTTGGTTAAAGAGATGGATATGCATCCGCTTCTTGTTACAGTTACGGATAGTTTTACGCATACAAATGCCGGAGTTCACAACCTTCGGAATTTAATCGAAACCTTCAAACTGAACCATTATCTGTATACCATTAATCATGATCTGTTCAGAAGAGCAACACGAATTGCTTTTGAAGAAACAGGGGAATGTCTGAAATTTGTCGAATATGCAATATATACAATCCCTACACTTGTAGCTCAGAAATTTGATATTCCTCTTGTTGTTTTCGGGGAGAACTCTGCTTTTGAATATGGTTCAACCGAGACCAATTTCTATGATGCCACCCCCGTAGTACAGGCCATGTCTGATGCCTTAGAGAAAGACCGTGACTGGTGGGTGAAGCATGGTCTGACCAGTCCTGAGGTCAGTTCTATTCAACTAGATAAGAACAAGGATCTTCCTATAGTCATATACATGAGCTACTTTATCCCTTGGAGCAGTGTTCGTAATCGTTCTGTTGCTAAGAGATATGGGTTCAGAGATCTGACTCATGAATGGATTCGTGAGGGTTACATAGAGAACTTTGAACAAATAGACTCGGTCGCCTATATGGTGCATCTTTGGATGAAATATCCGAAATTCGGTTTTCAACGAGTTTCCGATATAGCTAGTAGACGAGTACGAGAGGGGCGTCTTACACTTGAAGAAGCAAGGCGTCTTATTCGTGAGGGTGATTCAATCCTTGATCAGCGGGCACTACAAGATTATATCGACTTTCTGGGTTATACCGAGAAAGAGTTCTGGGATATTGTGGAAAAGTTCTGGAATCGGGACATTTTCGAGCAGCGCGATGGCGAATGGGTTCTGAAAACGCCTCTCTGA
- a CDS encoding glycosyltransferase family 2 protein → MIRTYNSQNTIQRALDSAINQTLSPDLYRILVVDDGSSDQTLDIVQRYKNIDVLLCDHRGAVQVLNSALKKATTPYFILLDSDDCFEPRILEKQYNALLRDPSIDFVYCDYYEVINGIKKIVSVKDNLFHTLAAGIMHSMKLIRLHGYYDETLVFPEYDFLMKILPTARGYHIPEPLYTYYRMDTSLTSKKDLVQKGRKQLFDRYGKQLSIRDF, encoded by the coding sequence ATAATTCGAACCTATAATAGTCAGAATACGATACAACGCGCTCTTGATAGTGCTATAAATCAAACACTGTCCCCAGACCTCTATAGAATACTGGTGGTTGACGATGGCTCATCTGATCAGACACTGGATATCGTTCAGAGATACAAGAATATCGATGTTCTTCTGTGCGATCACCGGGGTGCGGTTCAAGTTCTAAATAGTGCTCTTAAGAAAGCGACCACTCCCTATTTTATATTACTTGACTCAGATGATTGTTTTGAGCCGCGTATTCTAGAGAAACAGTATAATGCACTTCTCAGGGATCCATCTATTGACTTTGTATATTGCGACTACTATGAAGTCATAAATGGGATTAAGAAGATTGTTTCCGTCAAGGATAATCTCTTCCATACACTCGCGGCAGGCATTATGCATTCAATGAAACTTATACGGCTGCACGGGTATTATGATGAGACCTTGGTCTTCCCTGAGTACGATTTTTTGATGAAAATACTCCCCACAGCACGAGGATATCATATTCCCGAGCCATTATACACCTACTACAGAATGGATACTAGTCTGACCTCAAAAAAGGATCTTGTTCAGAAAGGTCGAAAACAATTATTTGATAGGTATGGGAAACAACTATCAATACGGGACTTTTAG
- a CDS encoding GNAT family N-acetyltransferase, which yields MDSVKDEDLELLLAWRSHPDVYRYFHAQSSPLHWDEHYKFWTTRKDRLDWIISVDDGIRKRKVGSVNVSHLSSPAPEIGIFIGEVTLMGHGVGKRSLKLVLLYLKSQGYLRATARIAEGNIPSQRLFGSLGFVRKEKIPDADAYLYELVF from the coding sequence TTGGATTCTGTTAAAGATGAAGATCTTGAGCTGCTTCTAGCTTGGAGATCGCATCCTGATGTGTATCGCTACTTCCATGCACAGAGTTCTCCGTTACATTGGGACGAGCATTACAAGTTCTGGACTACCCGAAAAGATCGACTTGATTGGATAATATCCGTAGACGATGGCATACGTAAACGTAAGGTTGGGAGCGTGAATGTGTCTCACCTTTCAAGTCCCGCACCTGAGATCGGTATTTTCATTGGTGAAGTGACACTTATGGGACACGGAGTTGGGAAACGTTCTCTGAAGCTAGTTCTTCTTTATTTGAAATCTCAGGGATATCTCCGAGCAACAGCCAGAATTGCTGAAGGTAATATTCCGTCACAGCGCTTATTTGGATCATTAGGCTTTGTTCGAAAAGAGAAGATCCCCGATGCGGATGCTTATCTTTACGAACTGGTCTTTTGA
- the pseC gene encoding UDP-4-amino-4,6-dideoxy-N-acetyl-beta-L-altrosamine transaminase — protein MRIPYGKQWISEEDKQRVMEVLDSDFLTTGPFIDTFEKEFAKYVGAKYAIAVTSGTAALHLAAKALGVAPNTEVITTPMSFAATSNCVLYNSGSPVFSDITERGLLDPEQIPQHITERTVGIIPVHYMGLPVERTEISKIAHENDLFVIEDASHAIGAKYRDSKIGDNRYSDLTAFSLHPVKHITTGEGGVITTNDKEMNELLRSLRSHGITKDQRKFQTQHTEPWYQEMHQLGYNYRLTDIQAALGLSQLSRIDQFIKKRREIAGTYNDFFEKYSDKVEIIQERNYEFHAYHLYVIKVENAKMRLELFNFLKNRGIFCQVHYIPIYWHPYYRSSGYKDEFLPQTEAFYERIISLPMFPKLTDEEIQYVLESLQLFLK, from the coding sequence ATGAGAATTCCATATGGAAAACAATGGATCTCCGAGGAGGACAAACAACGAGTTATGGAAGTCTTGGATTCGGACTTCCTGACGACTGGCCCTTTTATCGACACCTTTGAAAAAGAGTTTGCCAAATATGTCGGCGCGAAATATGCTATTGCGGTCACAAGTGGAACAGCAGCGCTTCATCTTGCTGCAAAAGCTCTGGGAGTCGCCCCTAATACTGAAGTGATAACCACACCCATGTCGTTCGCGGCAACATCAAATTGCGTTCTCTATAACTCAGGATCCCCTGTATTTTCAGATATAACTGAACGCGGTCTACTTGACCCCGAACAGATTCCCCAACATATTACAGAGCGAACCGTAGGTATCATTCCCGTGCATTATATGGGATTGCCAGTCGAACGCACCGAGATTTCTAAAATCGCTCATGAGAATGATCTATTTGTCATTGAGGATGCAAGTCATGCGATAGGTGCAAAATATAGAGATTCGAAAATAGGGGACAATCGTTATTCAGACCTTACCGCCTTCAGTCTACATCCAGTGAAACATATCACAACAGGCGAAGGGGGTGTCATCACTACCAATGACAAAGAGATGAATGAACTTCTCCGAAGTCTTAGATCTCATGGAATCACAAAGGATCAGAGAAAGTTCCAAACACAACATACTGAACCATGGTATCAAGAGATGCATCAGCTCGGCTATAATTATCGGCTGACTGACATTCAGGCCGCCCTCGGTCTGTCGCAACTATCACGAATTGATCAATTCATCAAAAAGAGACGAGAGATAGCAGGAACATACAATGACTTTTTCGAAAAATACAGCGACAAGGTCGAGATTATTCAAGAGAGAAATTACGAGTTTCATGCATATCATCTCTATGTGATCAAAGTGGAAAATGCAAAAATGCGATTAGAATTATTTAATTTCTTGAAAAACAGAGGAATATTCTGCCAAGTTCACTATATTCCCATTTATTGGCATCCATATTATAGGTCGTCGGGCTATAAGGACGAATTCTTGCCACAGACAGAGGCATTTTATGAGAGGATCATATCATTGCCGATGTTCCCCAAACTCACCGATGAAGAGATTCAGTATGTTCTCGAATCACTTCAACTTTTCTTGAAATAG
- a CDS encoding polysaccharide biosynthesis protein, which produces MHDRVILITGGTGFLGKSLVKRFLRYSPQSIRVFSRDEVKHFHFNVEFGENPYIRNLIGDVRDYPRLERATKGVDIIIHAAALKRIDMIEYNVAESIKTNIIGTLNVANAAVANNVRHALFISTDKACAPLNSYGACKLLGERIFTETNYSKGKSRTLLSCVRYGNVLASTGSIIPIFKEKIERGEPIPLTHPDMTRFIISADQAVDLIMKALAYSVGGEVIVPFIPSTRIIDLIDVLKDLLHADNPIDIIGIRPGEKIHELLINEYEMPLTYKYKDIFAITSLIRKYQDEIEQPIYMQKGQHMANGELKEYSSKDHVLSKEDLKKYLEKLNLL; this is translated from the coding sequence GTGCATGATAGGGTAATCCTGATTACAGGGGGCACTGGTTTCCTTGGGAAGAGCCTCGTGAAAAGATTTCTAAGGTACTCCCCTCAGTCCATCAGAGTCTTCAGTAGAGATGAAGTCAAACATTTTCATTTTAATGTCGAATTTGGTGAAAACCCATACATTCGAAATCTGATAGGCGATGTGCGGGACTATCCACGGTTGGAACGCGCAACAAAAGGTGTGGACATAATAATTCATGCAGCCGCATTGAAAAGAATCGACATGATTGAATACAATGTGGCCGAATCGATCAAGACCAATATTATTGGAACCTTGAATGTGGCAAATGCCGCTGTTGCCAATAATGTGCGCCATGCCCTGTTTATCTCTACAGACAAAGCATGCGCCCCATTGAACTCGTATGGTGCATGCAAACTTCTTGGAGAACGCATCTTTACAGAAACCAATTATAGTAAAGGAAAATCAAGGACGCTCTTAAGCTGTGTACGTTATGGAAATGTACTTGCCAGCACCGGCTCGATCATTCCAATTTTCAAGGAAAAAATCGAGAGAGGAGAACCGATCCCGCTAACCCATCCGGACATGACACGGTTTATCATATCAGCAGATCAGGCTGTTGATTTGATCATGAAAGCACTTGCCTATAGTGTAGGCGGCGAGGTCATTGTACCATTCATTCCGTCAACACGCATCATTGACTTGATTGATGTACTAAAGGACTTGCTTCATGCAGATAATCCCATTGATATTATAGGGATACGCCCCGGTGAAAAGATTCACGAGCTTCTCATCAATGAATATGAGATGCCTTTAACATATAAATATAAAGATATTTTTGCGATTACATCACTCATAAGAAAATATCAAGACGAAATTGAACAACCCATCTATATGCAAAAGGGCCAACACATGGCAAATGGGGAACTAAAAGAATACTCATCAAAGGATCACGTGCTTTCAAAAGAAGATCTTAAAAAGTATTTAGAAAAATTAAACCTACTCTAA
- a CDS encoding glycosyltransferase family protein, whose protein sequence is MTQNIVCIVQARMNSSRLPKKSLKKIGSWSIVELVLKRASQAHLVNKVILATSTNPSDDPLAEYVRDLGFAVFRGSEDDVLSRFFEAAKSQQADVVVRVTGDCPVISPKLIDYAVVSFLERDVDYLTISIGENKECAYPRGFDVEVAKFESLAIAASEATEKYEREHVMPYLYTHQENFTTEYLFPEPPDCRPRYRLCVDTETDYRLILAIYDHFKEDLINADHRKIIEFLDAHPEIATINSGVKQKHFKEVDTRMT, encoded by the coding sequence ATGACTCAAAATATTGTGTGCATTGTCCAAGCACGGATGAACTCATCCCGCCTCCCAAAAAAATCTCTCAAAAAAATAGGTAGTTGGTCGATCGTTGAACTCGTCTTAAAACGGGCGAGTCAAGCTCACCTAGTCAATAAAGTCATCTTAGCCACATCCACCAATCCGTCAGACGACCCATTAGCAGAATATGTGAGGGATCTTGGTTTTGCGGTATTTCGCGGGTCAGAAGATGATGTTCTCTCAAGATTCTTCGAGGCCGCAAAATCTCAGCAGGCGGATGTTGTTGTGCGAGTCACTGGCGACTGCCCGGTCATCTCTCCGAAACTCATCGATTACGCGGTTGTATCATTTCTCGAAAGAGACGTGGATTATCTCACTATTTCCATAGGAGAAAATAAGGAGTGTGCATATCCGAGGGGATTTGATGTCGAAGTGGCTAAGTTTGAGTCCTTGGCAATAGCAGCTTCAGAGGCCACCGAAAAATATGAACGAGAACATGTGATGCCATATTTGTACACGCATCAAGAGAATTTCACCACAGAGTATCTCTTCCCGGAGCCTCCGGATTGCAGACCAAGATATCGACTATGCGTTGACACTGAAACTGATTACAGACTAATTTTAGCCATCTATGATCATTTCAAAGAAGACCTAATTAATGCGGATCATCGCAAAATAATAGAGTTTTTAGACGCCCATCCAGAAATTGCTACAATCAACAGTGGTGTCAAACAGAAGCATTTCAAAGAAGTAGACACAAGAATGACATAG
- the pseI gene encoding pseudaminic acid synthase: MKTILIDNIAVGDNQPVFIVAEISANHLQDYDLAVKLIDAAAKSGANAIKLQTYTPDTITLDSDNDYFKIKQGTIWDGRTLYDLYSEAYTPWEWQPKLKKYAEEQGLVCFSSPFDSTAVDFLEKINIPAYKIASFEITDIPLIEYVASKGKPVIISTGIATTEDIEAAVQACRRQHNNDIIILKCTSAYPTPLQEVNLRTMPDMRSRYDCLVGLSDHTKGVSVPIASVALGACMIEKHIILDRDMGGPDAAFSLEPDEFKSMVTSVREVEEALGVVDYSLTSKKKKSREFARSLFIVKDIAAGEKLTPDNVRSIRPGYGLPPKFLKDVLGRTAKKEIKRGTPLTWDLLE; encoded by the coding sequence ATGAAGACTATACTGATTGATAATATTGCAGTTGGCGATAACCAACCCGTCTTCATTGTTGCTGAGATCTCTGCCAATCATTTACAAGATTATGATCTTGCTGTGAAGCTCATTGATGCCGCTGCAAAATCGGGAGCTAATGCAATCAAGTTGCAGACCTATACGCCCGATACTATCACACTCGATTCCGACAACGATTATTTCAAAATAAAACAGGGGACCATATGGGACGGGCGCACTCTCTATGATCTCTATAGCGAAGCATATACGCCTTGGGAATGGCAGCCAAAACTGAAGAAATATGCAGAGGAGCAGGGGCTTGTATGTTTTTCGTCACCTTTTGATTCTACTGCCGTAGATTTCCTAGAAAAAATAAATATCCCGGCCTATAAGATCGCTTCTTTTGAAATCACTGATATTCCTCTGATCGAGTATGTTGCTTCTAAAGGTAAACCTGTTATTATCTCGACGGGGATTGCTACGACTGAAGATATTGAAGCGGCAGTCCAAGCATGTAGACGACAACACAACAACGACATAATTATTTTAAAATGCACCTCTGCCTATCCCACCCCACTACAGGAAGTAAATCTGCGAACTATGCCGGACATGAGGAGCCGCTATGATTGTCTTGTGGGCCTATCCGATCATACTAAAGGGGTTTCCGTTCCTATTGCATCAGTGGCACTTGGGGCATGTATGATTGAGAAGCATATAATCTTGGATCGAGATATGGGAGGGCCCGATGCAGCATTCTCATTGGAGCCTGATGAATTCAAATCCATGGTTACAAGTGTACGTGAGGTCGAGGAGGCTCTGGGTGTAGTTGATTATTCTTTGACCAGTAAGAAGAAGAAGAGCCGAGAGTTTGCGCGTTCGCTATTTATAGTGAAGGATATTGCTGCTGGTGAAAAATTAACTCCTGACAATGTTCGTTCGATTCGGCCCGGATACGGTCTTCCCCCAAAATTTCTGAAGGATGTGCTTGGGCGAACAGCGAAAAAAGAAATTAAACGAGGCACGCCTCTCACATGGGATCTGCTGGAATAG
- a CDS encoding HD domain-containing protein codes for MPELLSIMNNPLITRLKERILRETSLVANQDWQRIVNTDGPPIYNYRRDHVASVVATACYLAKEAGADMDVVLIAAWLHDVAKPGLGGPDDHGVEGAKIATQILTDEGIDSKMIERVTYAIRSHVGLVRDTPLDTVEAQVLWEADKLVKLGVIGFIHYVINGLQLKPGMGLVDLHSKLEEFLPLAEKIAGSMITPPAKRMAKERLQVLKDVVLSLKRELYFGGE; via the coding sequence TTGCCTGAGTTACTTTCAATAATGAACAACCCTCTCATTACTCGGCTAAAAGAAAGGATCTTACGTGAGACCTCATTAGTTGCGAATCAGGACTGGCAACGGATTGTTAACACAGATGGGCCTCCAATTTACAATTATCGCAGGGATCATGTTGCAAGTGTTGTTGCAACTGCCTGTTATCTGGCCAAAGAAGCAGGTGCGGACATGGATGTTGTATTAATTGCTGCTTGGTTGCATGATGTTGCCAAACCCGGTCTTGGTGGGCCTGATGATCATGGCGTTGAGGGTGCAAAAATTGCCACACAGATTTTGACTGATGAAGGTATTGATTCAAAAATGATTGAGCGTGTCACATATGCGATCCGCTCCCATGTTGGTCTTGTACGTGATACGCCTCTTGATACTGTCGAGGCTCAGGTATTATGGGAAGCTGACAAACTTGTAAAACTGGGGGTGATTGGGTTTATCCATTATGTTATCAATGGGCTTCAGCTTAAACCCGGGATGGGACTGGTGGATCTTCATAGCAAGCTGGAAGAGTTTCTCCCGCTTGCAGAAAAAATTGCAGGAAGCATGATTACTCCGCCCGCCAAACGAATGGCAAAGGAGAGGCTTCAGGTTCTAAAAGATGTTGTTTTATCGTTGAAGCGGGAATTATATTTTGGTGGTGAATAG
- a CDS encoding competence/damage-inducible protein A translates to MGNEVLDGIILDTNSNWLAQQLVVLGLQLVRVAVVRDDPAEIGAGLDFLTGMCDLVLTSGGLGPTHDDMTLTAIATKYSLNLIEDPTALEIVRRQYLHFYEQGVVDSPDMFPARKKMATIPYGAIPLDNRVGGAPGIRLELDGTVIICLPGVPSELKHIFEQEVVPWIRSNLAGTYYEEVVEFKIHDESVFAPFIDEVMKKHPGVYIKSMPKRYGTTNVLRVWVSARGDDFEQLKKLVQSAIHDLAHVSGVDVVDHQS, encoded by the coding sequence ATTGGAAACGAGGTTCTTGATGGGATCATCTTGGATACAAATTCTAATTGGCTGGCACAGCAACTTGTTGTCTTGGGACTGCAACTCGTGCGTGTGGCCGTTGTGCGTGATGATCCTGCCGAAATTGGGGCGGGCTTGGATTTTCTTACGGGAATGTGCGACTTGGTTCTAACATCAGGTGGTCTTGGTCCGACCCATGATGATATGACTCTTACAGCCATTGCAACAAAATACTCGTTAAATCTGATTGAAGACCCCACTGCCCTTGAAATAGTGCGCAGGCAATATTTGCACTTTTACGAACAAGGCGTCGTAGATTCTCCGGATATGTTCCCGGCAAGAAAAAAGATGGCCACGATTCCTTATGGAGCTATTCCACTTGATAATCGCGTGGGGGGTGCTCCAGGCATACGTTTAGAGTTGGACGGTACGGTGATCATATGTTTACCCGGTGTGCCTTCCGAGCTCAAGCACATCTTCGAGCAGGAAGTTGTTCCATGGATACGATCAAATCTTGCTGGAACGTATTATGAAGAAGTAGTTGAGTTTAAGATCCATGACGAGAGCGTTTTCGCTCCATTTATAGACGAGGTGATGAAGAAACACCCCGGTGTCTATATCAAGTCAATGCCCAAACGTTATGGGACGACCAATGTTCTCAGGGTCTGGGTCTCAGCACGAGGGGACGATTTTGAACAGTTGAAGAAGCTCGTCCAATCTGCAATCCACGATCTGGCTCATGTATCCGGGGTAGATGTAGTCGACCATCAATCCTGA
- a CDS encoding DNA-directed RNA polymerase subunit H translates to MQGNYSSFDLFDHELVPKHRIATKDEIQIVLNHYGIDKTQLPRILRSDPAARVLGAKPGQVVRIERDSRTAGKTYYYRLVVEGS, encoded by the coding sequence ATCCAGGGTAACTATTCGTCTTTTGACCTCTTCGATCACGAACTGGTCCCCAAGCATAGGATTGCCACTAAAGATGAGATTCAGATAGTCCTCAATCACTACGGGATAGACAAGACACAACTCCCACGGATTCTTAGAAGTGATCCCGCTGCTCGTGTGCTCGGAGCCAAACCCGGCCAAGTCGTCAGAATCGAGCGCGATAGCCGGACCGCTGGTAAGACCTACTATTATAGGCTCGTCGTCGAAGGCTCCTAG
- a CDS encoding ribbon-helix-helix protein, CopG family, giving the protein MARKQSEQDTTDEDKKRIISVTMSQSLVSRIDDLVQDRIGRSRAQLIEDAVRWFIDLTVYKWSERGIYIDSSRVVLESETLSSLYFSKLTPADQYELGVTAGAQTPVADVVRLFYEKDPQDPKNYQLVLRILQDQGWGAISLHENLIVVGSPFYPAPFVRGYLESLLKVKLERVTTSTKDTVALRIK; this is encoded by the coding sequence ATGGCTCGAAAACAGTCTGAGCAAGATACTACAGATGAGGACAAAAAACGAATCATCAGCGTCACAATGAGCCAATCATTGGTTTCACGAATTGATGATCTTGTACAAGACAGAATTGGACGGTCACGTGCCCAGTTGATCGAGGATGCGGTCAGATGGTTTATCGACCTGACTGTATACAAATGGAGCGAGCGCGGAATATACATCGATTCGAGTCGAGTTGTGTTGGAGAGCGAGACTCTCTCGTCATTGTATTTTTCAAAACTCACCCCTGCTGATCAGTATGAACTAGGTGTGACTGCTGGAGCGCAGACACCAGTAGCAGATGTGGTAAGACTATTCTATGAGAAAGACCCACAAGATCCTAAGAATTACCAACTCGTCCTTCGAATTCTTCAGGATCAGGGGTGGGGCGCAATCAGTCTTCATGAGAACCTTATTGTCGTCGGCAGCCCATTCTATCCGGCACCGTTCGTTAGAGGATATTTAGAATCTTTATTGAAGGTCAAACTAGAAAGAGTTACGACCAGCACAAAAGATACAGTGGCTCTCAGAATCAAATAG